One window from the genome of Tolypothrix sp. NIES-4075 encodes:
- the egtC gene encoding ergothioneine biosynthesis protein EgtC: protein MCRLLGYLGSPVSLEHLLYKPEHSLIVQSYQPREMISGVVNADGFGVGWYHPEKDTEPFTYKNTLPIWNDINLPSLSRFVESKCVVAYDRSATQGQALDFANCQPFNYQNLLFFHNGRIENFRKTLHRKIRSILTPEFYELINGSTDSEHIFALMLSLWQENQHLTLESALRKTLLTLLDLAQRHEVDVSANVIISDGHRLIASRFASSSPAPSLYWLRDDPIFPNSVIIASEPLFASNWTAFPENSIMTVEEDCDIQIEKI, encoded by the coding sequence ATGTGCCGATTACTTGGCTACCTTGGTTCACCTGTTTCTCTAGAACATCTATTATACAAACCAGAACACTCGCTGATAGTCCAGAGTTACCAACCCCGCGAAATGATTTCAGGGGTAGTCAACGCTGATGGCTTTGGTGTTGGCTGGTATCATCCTGAAAAAGATACTGAACCCTTTACTTACAAAAATACACTACCCATTTGGAACGATATTAATCTACCAAGTCTCAGCCGTTTTGTTGAGTCTAAATGTGTAGTGGCTTACGATCGCAGTGCTACACAAGGTCAAGCATTGGATTTTGCTAATTGCCAACCGTTCAACTATCAAAATTTGCTATTCTTTCACAATGGCAGAATAGAGAATTTCCGCAAAACATTACACAGAAAAATTCGTAGTATTCTAACACCTGAATTTTACGAATTAATCAATGGTAGTACTGATTCCGAGCATATTTTTGCCCTAATGCTTTCTCTGTGGCAAGAAAATCAACATCTAACTTTAGAATCTGCTTTACGCAAGACATTATTAACGCTTTTAGATTTAGCCCAACGTCATGAAGTAGATGTTTCTGCAAATGTGATAATTAGCGATGGACATCGTTTGATTGCTTCACGCTTTGCTTCAAGTTCACCTGCTCCGTCTCTTTACTGGTTACGGGACGATCCCATTTTCCCTAACTCGGTAATTATTGCATCTGAACCGCTATTCGCTAGTAATTGGACTGCTTTCCCGGAAAATAGCATTATGACTGTGGAAGAAGACTGTGATATCCAAATTGAGAAAATCTAA
- the nagA gene encoding N-acetylglucosamine-6-phosphate deacetylase, whose translation MSKATPIDIINARVPGYKDLQMLFVREGRIERILPMTTVFKRVAPQEVELLDIAGDWVSLGGVDLQINGALGLAFPELKAENLDFLQKICEYLQNVGVDGFLPTLVTTSVDNIQRSLAIIADFISHQKVGSQILGVHLEGPFLNYQKRGAHPAEYLLPLTIEEVKRVLGDYAQIVKVITLAPELDPTGEVIPYLRSKGITVSLGHSQATATQAEDAFKLGATMVTHAFNAMPSLHHREPGLLGAAIIHPDVMCGFIADGEHVSPIMLQILLRASSHKGLFLVSDALSPLGLADGVYPWDTRQIEVKNGTARLPDGTLSGTTLPLLVGMQNLVKWGICDVEEAIALATDAPREAIGLPGISPNQRANLLRWHWDEATKELTWQRLLS comes from the coding sequence ATGAGCAAAGCAACACCCATAGATATTATCAACGCCAGAGTGCCTGGTTACAAAGATTTGCAGATGCTCTTTGTTCGTGAGGGTAGAATTGAGCGAATTTTGCCAATGACAACAGTTTTCAAACGAGTTGCACCTCAGGAAGTGGAATTGCTCGATATTGCTGGTGATTGGGTTTCTTTGGGTGGTGTCGATTTGCAGATTAACGGTGCTTTGGGGTTGGCATTTCCGGAATTAAAAGCGGAAAATTTGGACTTTCTCCAGAAAATCTGTGAATACCTCCAGAATGTGGGGGTAGATGGATTTTTACCGACGCTGGTGACAACTTCGGTGGATAATATTCAGCGATCGCTTGCTATCATCGCTGATTTTATTTCTCATCAAAAAGTCGGTTCGCAAATTCTCGGTGTCCATCTAGAAGGACCATTTTTAAATTACCAAAAGCGCGGCGCACATCCAGCAGAATATCTGTTACCTTTGACAATTGAAGAAGTAAAGCGAGTTTTAGGCGATTATGCCCAGATTGTCAAAGTCATCACTCTCGCACCAGAGTTAGATCCCACTGGTGAAGTCATTCCCTATTTGCGTTCAAAGGGCATTACCGTTAGTTTAGGACATTCCCAAGCCACCGCTACACAAGCCGAAGATGCCTTTAAACTAGGTGCAACGATGGTGACTCATGCTTTTAACGCTATGCCATCATTACATCATCGCGAACCCGGATTATTAGGCGCAGCAATTATCCATCCTGATGTCATGTGTGGTTTTATTGCCGATGGTGAACATGTTTCGCCGATTATGCTACAAATTTTACTACGCGCCAGTTCTCACAAAGGACTTTTTTTAGTAAGCGATGCTTTATCGCCTTTGGGACTTGCTGATGGGGTGTATCCTTGGGATACTCGGCAAATTGAAGTCAAAAACGGCACAGCAAGATTGCCAGATGGAACTTTATCGGGGACGACTTTACCTTTATTGGTGGGAATGCAGAATCTGGTAAAGTGGGGAATTTGCGATGTAGAAGAAGCGATCGCGCTTGCTACTGATGCACCAAGAGAAGCAATTGGATTACCTGGAATTTCCCCAAATCAAAGAGCCAATTTATTACGTTGGCATTGGGATGAAGCGACAAAAGAACTCACTTGGCAGCGACTATTGAGCTAA
- a CDS encoding type II toxin-antitoxin system RelE family toxin: MTESGPLALRITKSARKDLIDLLFKFFKQVMTKILLLPENPRPQDYKQLKGYSGVYRVNSGEYRILYTILEDAIEVFRVGKRNDDEVYENL, encoded by the coding sequence ATGACTGAATCCGGTCCGCTTGCTTTACGTATTACCAAATCTGCTCGTAAAGATTTAATAGATTTGCTTTTCAAATTTTTTAAGCAGGTCATGACTAAAATTTTGCTGCTACCAGAAAATCCTAGACCTCAAGATTATAAGCAGCTGAAGGGATATTCAGGTGTTTATCGAGTCAATAGTGGTGAATATCGCATTCTTTACACAATTTTAGAGGATGCAATCGAAGTTTTTCGAGTAGGCAAGCGCAACGATGACGAGGTGTATGAAAATCTCTAA
- a CDS encoding DUF6717 family protein has product MTNSMMVIFPYRHNSTWVFDDERVGLVHEPFVSGVPEMIDILVQDIPNVDEGFKLLFSANPFPGYQAELTWLKEEYNGHWYCWSQTNMEGWLCPALFKYFIEAPKKIYCRAESIY; this is encoded by the coding sequence ATGACGAACTCAATGATGGTGATTTTCCCCTATCGACATAATTCGACATGGGTGTTTGACGATGAACGAGTTGGATTAGTTCACGAACCTTTTGTAAGTGGTGTACCAGAAATGATTGACATTTTGGTGCAAGATATTCCCAATGTTGATGAAGGTTTTAAACTTTTATTTTCTGCAAATCCTTTCCCCGGTTATCAAGCAGAATTGACTTGGTTAAAAGAAGAATATAATGGACATTGGTATTGTTGGAGCCAAACAAATATGGAAGGATGGCTATGTCCGGCATTATTTAAATACTTTATTGAAGCGCCTAAGAAGATATATTGTAGAGCAGAAAGTATTTATTAA
- the egtD gene encoding L-histidine N(alpha)-methyltransferase, whose translation MSISKALSSKVTSQNTIEKRLEIQRLLEPTLVVSSSAGSDVVKGLTQTRKSLPPRYFYDDRGSELFEQICELPEYYVTRTETAILLHCAKEIAQITSHCELVELGSGSSTKTRIILDAYKQLGYPLRYLPIDVSAGMLETSAKQLLTDYASLQVHAIAGTYEMALAQLIPKQLPSRMICFIGSTLGNLNPQECDVFLSEIKDALQVGEYFLLGVDLQKPKHILEAAYDDSQGVTAAFNLNMLDHLNRRFEGNFDTTQFEHLAFYNETENQIEMHLKSMCEQTVELHALNLSIHFEQNETIFTEISRKFDINIIKQQLAAKGLIPLHVWKDANQWFGLLLCQLQA comes from the coding sequence ATGTCAATATCTAAAGCTCTCAGCAGTAAGGTTACTTCCCAAAATACTATTGAAAAACGCTTAGAAATACAGCGTTTGCTAGAACCAACTTTGGTTGTTTCCTCTAGCGCTGGGAGTGATGTAGTTAAAGGATTAACTCAAACACGGAAATCCCTACCCCCTCGTTACTTCTACGACGATCGCGGATCTGAGTTATTTGAGCAAATCTGCGAGTTACCAGAATATTACGTTACGCGAACAGAAACGGCAATTTTACTTCATTGTGCTAAAGAAATTGCCCAAATTACAAGTCATTGCGAACTGGTGGAACTTGGCAGCGGTAGCTCAACCAAAACCCGTATTATCTTAGATGCATACAAGCAGTTAGGCTATCCTTTGCGTTATCTGCCGATTGACGTGAGTGCAGGTATGTTAGAAACTAGTGCCAAGCAGCTATTGACAGATTATGCCTCATTGCAAGTTCATGCGATCGCCGGAACTTATGAAATGGCGTTAGCGCAACTGATACCAAAGCAATTACCCAGCAGAATGATTTGTTTTATCGGTAGCACCTTGGGTAATCTCAATCCTCAAGAGTGTGATGTGTTTTTATCGGAAATTAAAGATGCTTTGCAAGTGGGAGAGTATTTTTTATTGGGGGTAGACTTGCAAAAGCCGAAACACATTTTAGAAGCTGCTTATGATGACAGCCAAGGTGTGACGGCAGCCTTTAACCTGAATATGTTGGATCATTTAAATCGGCGATTTGAGGGGAATTTTGACACGACGCAGTTTGAACATTTAGCTTTTTATAACGAAACTGAAAATCAGATTGAGATGCATTTGAAAAGTATGTGCGAGCAAACTGTCGAATTACACGCTCTCAATCTCAGTATTCATTTTGAGCAAAATGAAACAATATTCACCGAAATTTCTCGTAAATTCGACATCAATATTATTAAGCAGCAACTTGCCGCAAAAGGTTTGATACCGCTTCATGTGTGGAAGGATGCAAATCAGTGGTTTGGTTTGTTACTTTGCCAATTGCAAGCATAG
- a CDS encoding DUF4288 domain-containing protein, with protein sequence METESVDKVESFYIAIILYKSSSDKPDYQPLYQESFVLVKASSLESAKEKAIKHGKNENVSYTNENGETITWSLQQVVDVNSVLDDDFDSSEDCVDLYARHFRNYEAYQSFEPLLSKDEFVD encoded by the coding sequence ATGGAAACTGAAAGTGTAGATAAAGTAGAATCATTCTACATTGCTATCATTCTCTATAAATCATCCTCAGATAAACCTGATTATCAACCTTTGTACCAAGAAAGCTTTGTTCTGGTTAAAGCCTCTTCTTTAGAGTCAGCAAAAGAAAAAGCCATTAAGCATGGTAAAAACGAAAATGTCAGTTATACAAATGAGAATGGAGAAACTATTACTTGGTCTTTGCAACAAGTGGTAGACGTGAATTCAGTTTTAGATGATGACTTTGATTCATCTGAAGATTGTGTTGATTTATATGCTCGACATTTTCGGAATTATGAGGCTTACCAGTCATTTGAGCCATTATTGTCTAAAGATGAATTTGTAGATTAG
- a CDS encoding nucleotidyltransferase domain-containing protein has translation MNIPDLNTIISQQPYPLLFATISGSHLYGFPSPDSDYDLRGVHILPVREVVGLNTGQETIELSEIRESLEIDLVTHDVKKFFLLLLKKNGYVLEQLYSPLILKTTPEYEELKIIALSCITRHHCYHYFGFAATQWKLFEKEQPRRVKPLLYVYRVLLTGIYLMQTGIVEANLIKLNEIFGLSYIPDLIAAKLGGEEKSVLPDADFTFYQQEYNRLREQLEIAAQNSILPEAPTVKAALHDLLIRLRVSLL, from the coding sequence ATGAATATTCCCGATTTAAACACAATTATTTCTCAACAGCCTTACCCGCTTTTATTCGCTACTATCAGCGGTTCCCATTTATATGGTTTTCCCTCACCGGATTCTGATTATGATTTGCGCGGTGTTCACATTTTACCAGTGCGCGAAGTTGTCGGATTAAATACTGGACAAGAAACTATTGAGTTGTCGGAAATTCGCGAGTCTTTAGAGATTGATTTGGTAACTCATGATGTCAAAAAATTCTTTTTATTACTACTCAAAAAGAATGGTTACGTGCTAGAACAATTATATTCACCTTTAATATTAAAAACTACACCTGAATATGAGGAATTAAAGATTATTGCTTTATCTTGTATTACTCGTCATCACTGCTACCATTATTTTGGTTTTGCCGCAACGCAATGGAAATTGTTTGAGAAAGAACAACCGCGTCGAGTTAAGCCATTACTTTATGTTTATCGAGTGCTGTTGACTGGTATTTACTTGATGCAAACTGGAATTGTAGAAGCAAATTTAATTAAGCTGAATGAAATATTTGGTTTATCTTACATTCCTGATTTAATCGCAGCGAAGCTTGGAGGTGAAGAAAAATCAGTTTTGCCAGATGCTGATTTTACTTTTTATCAACAAGAATATAATCGTTTACGAGAGCAATTGGAAATAGCTGCTCAAAACAGTATACTACCTGAAGCACCTACAGTTAAAGCAGCTTTGCATGATTTGCTTATACGTTTGAGAGTTAGTCTTTTATGA
- a CDS encoding tetratricopeptide repeat protein yields the protein MQKSKQIATEIGDRNTEGLCLNNLGLVYLNQEQYQQAIEFLQKSKQIATEIGDRNSEGLC from the coding sequence TTGCAGAAGTCAAAGCAAATAGCTACGGAGATAGGCGATCGCAATACTGAAGGCTTATGCTTAAATAATTTAGGTCTTGTTTACTTAAACCAGGAGCAATACCAACAAGCAATTGAGTTTTTGCAGAAGTCAAAGCAAATAGCTACGGAGATAGGCGATCGCAATTCTGAAGGCTTATGC
- the bchM gene encoding magnesium protoporphyrin IX methyltransferase, whose amino-acid sequence MNATDDKTIVKNYFNSTGFDRWRRIYGDGEVNKVQLDIRNGHQQTVDTVLSWLKADSNLAEISICDAGCGVGSLSIPLAADNAKVYASDISDKMVQEAKDRALETLGQSDNPTFAVQDLEALSGSYHTVICLDVLIHYPQEKADEMISHLSSLAQSRVILSFAPKTFALSILKKIGSFFPGPSKATRAYLHREADVVKILEKNGFSVERQSMTRTRFYFSRILEAMRK is encoded by the coding sequence ATGAACGCAACCGACGATAAAACAATTGTTAAAAATTATTTCAATTCCACAGGCTTCGACCGCTGGAGACGTATTTACGGTGATGGCGAAGTCAACAAAGTACAGTTAGACATCCGCAACGGACATCAGCAAACTGTCGATACAGTCCTTAGCTGGTTAAAAGCTGATAGCAATTTAGCGGAAATATCAATCTGCGATGCTGGATGTGGTGTGGGTAGTCTTAGCATCCCCCTAGCGGCAGATAATGCGAAAGTTTATGCCAGCGATATTTCTGACAAAATGGTGCAGGAAGCAAAGGATAGAGCTTTAGAAACTTTAGGACAAAGCGATAATCCGACTTTTGCCGTCCAAGATTTAGAAGCGTTGAGTGGTAGTTATCATACCGTCATTTGCCTGGATGTTCTCATCCACTATCCCCAAGAAAAAGCAGACGAGATGATTTCTCATCTATCTTCTTTAGCACAGTCGCGAGTAATTCTCAGCTTTGCGCCGAAAACCTTCGCTCTGAGTATACTGAAAAAAATCGGCAGTTTTTTCCCAGGACCGAGTAAAGCAACTCGTGCTTATTTGCATCGGGAAGCTGATGTAGTGAAAATATTGGAAAAAAACGGCTTTAGTGTAGAAAGACAGTCAATGACTCGCACTCGCTTTTACTTTTCGCGAATACTGGAAGCTATGCGTAAGTGA
- a CDS encoding DUF5615 family PIN-like protein — MTLKYLIDENVNLLYPNQIKLKEPEIFIQVVGEPETPPKGTLDPEILCWCEENNFILVTNNRTSMPVHLADHIAVNRHIPGIFILNPNLSVGENIEELILVALASEDGEYQDRIVYLPLP, encoded by the coding sequence ATGACGCTGAAATATCTGATTGATGAAAATGTCAATCTTCTATATCCAAATCAAATTAAACTAAAAGAACCTGAAATTTTTATCCAGGTAGTAGGAGAACCAGAAACACCACCGAAAGGAACACTCGATCCAGAAATTCTATGTTGGTGTGAGGAAAATAATTTTATATTAGTAACAAACAACCGCACTTCCATGCCAGTACATTTAGCTGATCATATTGCTGTTAATCGTCACATACCAGGAATTTTTATTCTCAATCCGAATTTAAGTGTTGGTGAAAATATAGAAGAATTAATATTAGTTGCTTTAGCTTCAGAAGATGGTGAATATCAAGACCGTATAGTTTATTTACCTTTGCCATAA
- a CDS encoding DUF423 domain-containing protein translates to MTQIFLSIGAIFGGLSVAGGAFASHALREKISDRSLEIFETAARYQMYHALALLLVALLLSIYQQSPPPTLLASGWLFIIGIVLFSGSLYALSLTNVKILGAIAPLGGAAFIAGWGALAFAALSLKY, encoded by the coding sequence ATGACGCAAATTTTTTTGAGTATCGGTGCTATTTTCGGCGGTTTGTCAGTTGCGGGTGGTGCGTTTGCTTCTCATGCATTGCGGGAGAAAATTAGCGATCGCTCGCTGGAAATTTTTGAAACCGCTGCCCGTTATCAAATGTACCACGCTCTGGCATTATTGTTAGTAGCACTACTATTGAGCATCTACCAACAATCTCCGCCACCGACTTTATTAGCAAGTGGGTGGCTGTTCATCATTGGGATTGTTTTATTCTCAGGTAGCTTGTATGCTCTCTCGTTAACAAATGTAAAAATATTGGGAGCGATCGCACCACTCGGAGGTGCTGCTTTTATTGCCGGTTGGGGTGCTTTGGCTTTTGCTGCTTTAAGTTTAAAGTATTAA
- a CDS encoding DUF433 domain-containing protein, giving the protein MNSKTIDIGQAISKDIAEYFNFLSPGDIRLKNSRIGIETILYEYIDCGRSPEEIAQIYKSISLEQVYATILYYLQNKEIVSVYMNNWLEHGHRMREEQRLNPPPVSEKIRQLRTARQAKKQIHDAEISD; this is encoded by the coding sequence ATGAACAGCAAAACCATAGATATCGGTCAAGCTATATCTAAAGATATTGCAGAGTATTTCAACTTCCTCTCTCCTGGAGATATTAGACTGAAAAATTCAAGAATAGGAATTGAAACAATTCTTTATGAATACATAGATTGTGGACGCTCTCCAGAGGAAATTGCCCAAATATATAAGTCAATTTCCTTAGAACAAGTATATGCGACTATTCTTTACTATTTGCAAAACAAAGAAATTGTCAGTGTTTACATGAATAACTGGCTAGAACATGGTCATAGAATGAGAGAAGAACAGCGACTTAATCCCCCACCAGTATCAGAAAAAATCCGCCAACTCCGAACTGCAAGACAAGCCAAAAAACAAATACATGACGCTGAAATATCTGATTGA
- the egtB gene encoding ergothioneine biosynthesis protein EgtB yields the protein MISKLRKSNLQQAISLAFYQCRANTLALFEDMDEATFRCQVHPDFSPVGWHLGHIAYTESLWLLERSAGNACLFPQYRKFFAADGLPKSQRVQLPNLEEIYDYLDTVRKQVLDYLEVADLHQQERLCRFLLQHESQHCETIAFLLELAKRNGQVGQGDSLETKGQGGQKEQFFSPHFTQPHFVGTHVPPIPPSSSLVKIPAGEFEMGSNSIDALDNERPAHKVYLDTYYIDRYPVTCGQYRVFMEAGGYENPLWWSKAGWEWLQIEQVGEPLYWHDVLSADNHSVCGVSWYEAEAYCRFVGKRLPTEAEWEKAVSWNADMNRRRIYPWGDEEPTPQHCNCVDVASPQKNRLTINTTPVDAYPQGQSAYGLYDALGNVWEWTASWFDGYDGFEMYPYVGYSQVYFDQQHRVLKGGSWATSPFALRSSFRNWYHPGVRQIFAGFRCALVMGNG from the coding sequence GTGATATCCAAATTGAGAAAATCTAATTTACAACAAGCAATTTCTCTTGCTTTCTATCAATGTCGCGCTAACACTCTGGCTTTGTTCGAGGATATGGACGAAGCCACATTTCGCTGTCAGGTTCATCCCGATTTTAGCCCTGTGGGGTGGCATTTGGGGCATATTGCCTACACTGAGTCTTTATGGCTATTAGAACGCAGTGCAGGTAATGCTTGTTTATTTCCGCAATACCGCAAATTTTTTGCCGCAGATGGTTTACCCAAATCACAACGAGTCCAATTACCAAACCTGGAAGAAATTTATGATTACTTAGACACAGTTAGAAAACAAGTCCTAGATTACCTAGAAGTAGCTGATTTACATCAGCAAGAACGTCTTTGCCGCTTTTTGCTTCAGCACGAAAGCCAACATTGCGAAACGATCGCCTTTTTGTTGGAATTAGCCAAGAGGAATGGACAAGTGGGACAAGGGGACTCCTTGGAGACAAAAGGACAAGGAGGACAAAAAGAGCAATTCTTTTCCCCCCATTTCACCCAACCCCACTTCGTGGGGACGCATGTGCCCCCCATCCCCCCCTCCTCCTCTCTCGTCAAAATCCCAGCGGGTGAGTTTGAAATGGGTAGCAATTCGATTGATGCTCTTGATAACGAGCGCCCAGCACATAAGGTGTATTTAGACACATACTATATTGACCGCTACCCTGTAACTTGCGGACAGTATCGCGTATTTATGGAAGCGGGAGGCTACGAAAATCCGCTTTGGTGGTCGAAAGCTGGCTGGGAATGGTTGCAAATAGAGCAGGTAGGGGAACCGCTTTATTGGCACGATGTTTTATCTGCGGATAATCACTCAGTTTGTGGTGTCAGTTGGTACGAAGCAGAAGCTTATTGCCGATTTGTCGGTAAGAGATTACCTACAGAAGCTGAGTGGGAAAAAGCAGTTAGTTGGAATGCAGATATGAATCGTCGCCGCATCTATCCTTGGGGTGATGAAGAACCGACACCGCAACATTGCAATTGCGTTGATGTAGCATCTCCACAGAAGAATCGTTTAACTATAAACACAACACCAGTAGATGCTTACCCACAAGGGCAAAGTGCTTATGGTTTGTATGATGCTTTGGGCAACGTCTGGGAATGGACTGCATCTTGGTTTGATGGCTACGACGGTTTCGAGATGTATCCTTATGTGGGTTACTCGCAAGTTTATTTTGACCAGCAACACCGAGTTTTAAAAGGTGGTAGTTGGGCAACTAGTCCTTTTGCACTGCGTTCTAGTTTTCGCAACTGGTATCATCCGGGTGTGCGTCAGATTTTCGCGGGGTTTCGATGCGCTTTGGTAATGGGGAATGGGTAA
- a CDS encoding NB-ARC domain-containing protein, with translation MKWLEHSTKVESPGVLKAGDSPKSLAHWQGRKTEIAQINQWLTDENTFLIGIEGIGGTGKSMLASKIYDEIEGFPKRFWADVRNGASFSDLARQVLTEFGSPVPEKEKQLVEALVKCLRSGQFLLIIDNLESLLQPDRQWESRLYGLYGDFFNAWVESGGNSKVLVTTRERPELKGFEWLPLKGLQVEEGVALLTALGIRGDLGEFVELVDGHPLLLRLVADLLKEEYPQDPNLGRLADLGLGNLRQLLTDSQVVGVHRRENVGMVLVLDASFKRLSFCRSQSK, from the coding sequence TTGAAGTGGCTAGAACACAGCACCAAAGTAGAATCGCCTGGAGTTCTCAAAGCTGGCGACTCTCCTAAAAGTTTGGCTCACTGGCAGGGACGGAAAACAGAAATTGCCCAAATAAATCAATGGTTAACTGACGAAAATACTTTTTTAATTGGCATAGAAGGCATCGGTGGCACGGGTAAATCGATGCTGGCATCTAAAATTTATGACGAAATCGAGGGTTTTCCTAAGCGATTTTGGGCTGATGTCCGTAATGGGGCAAGTTTTAGCGATTTAGCTAGGCAAGTGTTAACAGAATTTGGCTCTCCGGTTCCAGAAAAAGAAAAGCAGTTAGTGGAAGCGCTAGTTAAGTGTTTGCGTTCTGGTCAATTTTTACTAATTATTGACAATCTGGAGAGTTTGTTACAACCAGATAGACAATGGGAAAGTCGATTATACGGCTTATACGGCGACTTTTTCAACGCTTGGGTAGAATCTGGCGGTAATAGTAAGGTGTTAGTCACTACCAGAGAAAGACCAGAATTAAAAGGCTTTGAATGGCTACCCCTGAAAGGTTTGCAAGTAGAAGAAGGGGTAGCACTGTTAACTGCATTAGGCATTCGCGGAGATTTAGGGGAGTTTGTCGAATTGGTAGATGGGCATCCCCTACTATTGCGCTTGGTAGCAGATTTATTAAAAGAAGAATATCCCCAAGACCCGAATTTAGGACGACTAGCAGATTTAGGCTTAGGGAATTTGCGGCAGTTGTTAACAGATTCCCAAGTGGTAGGTGTGCATCGCCGGGAAAATGTGGGGATGGTGTTGGTGTTGGATGCCAGTTTTAAGCGGTTGAGTTTTTGCAGAAGTCAAAGCAAATAG
- the purE gene encoding 5-(carboxyamino)imidazole ribonucleotide mutase: protein MTPLIGIIMGSDSDLPIMQAAIAICEEFGIQTEVAILSAHRTPERMVEYAQLAHQRGIKVIIAGAGGAAHLPGMVASLTPLPVIGVPVPSRHLQGIDSLYSIVQMPSGIPVATVAIGNATNAGLLAIQILATQQPELLEKVQKYRQNLCESVIAKQAKLEQLGYQQYLSQM from the coding sequence ATGACCCCCCTTATCGGTATTATCATGGGCAGCGATTCCGATTTGCCCATCATGCAGGCTGCGATCGCTATTTGTGAAGAATTTGGCATTCAAACCGAAGTTGCCATCCTCAGCGCCCATCGTACCCCAGAACGCATGGTTGAATACGCACAACTTGCACACCAACGCGGCATCAAAGTGATTATCGCCGGTGCTGGCGGTGCTGCTCATCTTCCCGGAATGGTGGCATCTTTAACTCCACTTCCGGTTATCGGTGTTCCCGTCCCCAGTCGTCACTTACAAGGAATTGATTCTTTGTATTCGATTGTACAGATGCCTTCTGGTATCCCAGTTGCAACCGTGGCAATAGGTAATGCGACAAATGCTGGTCTTTTAGCAATACAAATTCTCGCTACCCAGCAACCCGAATTACTAGAAAAAGTCCAAAAATATCGCCAAAATCTCTGCGAATCGGTAATCGCAAAGCAAGCGAAGTTAGAACAACTAGGCTATCAGCAATATTTGTCCCAAATGTAA